CAATGAATGTTGTATTCTTGTGTATCATTGCCAGTTGTTGATTCAATAAAACGTTCAATAATAATTCTAGGAACAATTGATGTATAGTGGGGCTCAGCATATTTAAGCGAATAATCCGTTGCCATCATTTCCGCTAATTGCTGCCTTGTTTCCCGGTAATCCATTTCACGTTTATTCTCGCAAACTATTGTCATACCATCACCGTGGGAACATTTCAAAACAAATTTTCTCGGCAACTGCTCGAAAATAATATCTTCCACTTCATCAAAAATACCGATCAGCGGCGGCAGTAAATAGTTGTAGCCGACTGTGATCATATATTCGCGCGCCTTTACTTTATCTGTAAATCTTCTTTTAAATTCAACATCTTCAAATAGTTTGAGCCACATTAGTTTTTCATTAAAGGTTTTTGGATTTTCCAGGTTTAAACGGGTTTTGAATCTGTTCCAATATAATAATTTACTTGCAGCAATTGGGGATAACTTTACGACTTGTGTGAATGCATAGCGCTTTGCATGTAATGGGATTTGCATAAATGAATCACAGCTCCTTCTATTATTTTTTCACATTACTAATTGATTAGGATTAGGGTAATTAGTGAAGTTTTAGCTGTGAATAATAGAGTAGCAAATGGTAGTGTTTTAAAGGTGAAATGTGTTTGCTAAAATTTGTAGTAGATAGGCTGATTGACGATTTGTTGCTTTTCAACTATTTTGATGCATTAAAATAGATTCTATAAATATCTTTCTAATAGTATAGTCTCGAAACATCTAATATATACCTACTATTCAAGTTTTTCTGGTCTTCCGTCAATATTTCGGACAAACGTTAAGAGACTTTTTTTGCTACCGCCCTTCGGTTGCTCTGCTTTTCATCCCTCCATGCCCAGACATGGGCATGGAGGGATGAAAACCCTATAAGAGAACTTTATGAGGCATTTTGACAAACAGACTCCTGTTGATTTCTCTCAAATTGGTTTGGTGATAAATAACCGATTGTTGAATGTCGTCGTCGTTCAT
This window of the Solibacillus isronensis genome carries:
- a CDS encoding ATP-grasp fold amidoligase family protein, with protein sequence MQIPLHAKRYAFTQVVKLSPIAASKLLYWNRFKTRLNLENPKTFNEKLMWLKLFEDVEFKRRFTDKVKAREYMITVGYNYLLPPLIGIFDEVEDIIFEQLPRKFVLKCSHGDGMTIVCENKREMDYRETRQQLAEMMATDYSLKYAEPHYTSIVPRIIIERFIESTTGNDTQEYNIHCFHGVPKIIETTFHRFTPKEQTLMLTPDWFNTNYIKKKYPFDEGKVKPAQLEELLAIAKKLSKPFTYVRIDLKVVDEKVYFNNFTFTPDACLNNQIQEDDSLKLGQWLDLDIEKSRHPVSVARSKY